A section of the Microcoleus sp. FACHB-68 genome encodes:
- the cruG gene encoding 2'-O-glycosyltransferase CruG, with the protein MAHPISTDLSINYWSLGLLLFQVPAVAILLSRLIKGPTRKPPIEPQPATLDLLGKVSVVVPTLNEAERIGPCLAGLTRQSYEVREMIVVDSRSQDGTAELVKAAGEKDPRFRVITDDPLPAGWVGRPWALHTGFYHTSDGSEWFLGMDADTQPSPGLVAGLVATAEAEGYDLVSLSPQFILKYPGELWLQPALLLTLVYRFGPTGTGADTAERVMANGQCFLCRRSVLKQLDGYSSARSSFCDDVTLARNIAAKGFKVGFWDGAKVLKVRMYEGAAETWREWGRSLDLKDASSSGQIWGDLWLLLAIQGLPLPILLGYLFLSPPLALAPSLLLSLLGLNLFLLAIRFALNFAIAPSYDRSQATAGWMFWLSPLADPLAVVRIFLSAIQRPTQWRGRKYE; encoded by the coding sequence ATCGCACACCCGATATCTACTGATTTGTCAATAAATTATTGGTCATTGGGGCTATTGCTGTTTCAGGTGCCGGCGGTAGCGATTTTGCTGTCGCGTCTGATTAAAGGGCCAACCCGCAAGCCGCCAATTGAACCGCAACCGGCAACCCTAGATTTGTTGGGTAAGGTGAGTGTGGTTGTGCCGACGCTGAATGAGGCAGAACGAATTGGCCCTTGTTTAGCCGGCTTGACTCGCCAGAGTTACGAAGTTCGGGAAATGATTGTGGTAGACAGCCGATCCCAGGATGGGACAGCAGAATTGGTGAAGGCTGCCGGTGAGAAAGATCCCCGATTTCGGGTCATTACAGATGATCCGCTGCCTGCCGGCTGGGTGGGGCGTCCGTGGGCGTTGCATACCGGCTTTTACCACACTTCAGATGGCAGCGAATGGTTTTTAGGAATGGATGCCGATACCCAGCCGAGTCCGGGTTTGGTTGCCGGTTTAGTCGCAACGGCTGAGGCAGAGGGTTACGATCTGGTGTCTCTGTCGCCGCAATTTATTCTGAAATATCCAGGGGAATTGTGGTTGCAGCCGGCACTTTTACTCACCCTTGTCTACCGATTTGGCCCAACCGGCACCGGCGCAGATACGGCAGAACGAGTGATGGCAAACGGTCAGTGTTTTCTGTGCCGACGGTCTGTTTTAAAGCAGCTAGATGGCTACAGCAGCGCCCGTAGTTCGTTTTGTGATGATGTCACCTTAGCCAGAAACATCGCCGCTAAAGGCTTTAAAGTGGGCTTCTGGGATGGGGCGAAGGTGTTGAAGGTGCGGATGTATGAAGGGGCGGCGGAAACTTGGCGAGAGTGGGGAAGATCGCTTGATCTCAAAGATGCTTCTTCATCGGGTCAGATTTGGGGCGATTTATGGCTGCTGCTAGCGATTCAAGGTTTACCTCTGCCGATTTTACTGGGCTACCTGTTTCTATCTCCCCCGCTTGCTCTTGCCCCCTCTCTGCTGCTTTCTCTGCTGGGATTAAATCTATTTTTGCTGGCAATTCGGTTTGCTTTAAACTTTGCAATTGCCCCATCTTATGATCGCTCACAAGCAACTGCCGGCTGGATGTTTTGGTTGTCTCCGTTGGCAGATCCTTTAGCTGTCGTGCGAATTTTTCTTTCGGCCATTCAAAGACCCACTCAATGGCGCGGGCGAAAATATGAGTAA
- a CDS encoding ZIP family metal transporter produces the protein MLEILKDIPIVYLGLIGSLFAGLATGIGAIPIFLIPNITKRIQGMMMGFGAGVMLAATSFSLIIPAIEAASDNTGNRVWAATIVVIGILLGGIFLLYSNQYLPHEHFFKGQEGTDTNNLKRVWLFVIAIAIHNFPEGLAVGVGFAGGQIANGIALATGIGLQNLPEGLVVALALLGEKYSKRDAFLIALFTGLVEPIGGVIGAGVVSLAQFFMPWAMAFAAGAMLFVISDEIIPESHQLGFEKEATFGVMIGFVVMMFLDVTLGSS, from the coding sequence ATGCTTGAAATTCTTAAAGATATTCCGATTGTTTACCTGGGTTTAATTGGCAGCCTGTTTGCCGGCTTAGCAACGGGAATCGGGGCCATTCCTATTTTTTTGATTCCTAATATAACCAAAAGAATTCAAGGAATGATGATGGGGTTTGGGGCTGGAGTAATGCTGGCTGCAACCTCATTTTCACTGATTATTCCGGCAATAGAAGCGGCTTCAGATAACACCGGCAATCGAGTTTGGGCTGCAACAATTGTGGTAATAGGGATACTTTTAGGCGGTATTTTTTTATTATATAGCAATCAATATCTTCCCCACGAACACTTTTTTAAAGGGCAAGAAGGAACTGATACCAATAATTTAAAGAGAGTTTGGCTGTTTGTGATTGCAATTGCGATTCATAACTTTCCCGAAGGATTAGCCGTGGGTGTGGGATTTGCTGGAGGGCAGATTGCCAATGGCATTGCCTTAGCCACCGGCATCGGGTTGCAAAACTTACCAGAAGGGCTTGTCGTCGCTTTAGCCTTGCTGGGAGAAAAATATTCTAAACGGGATGCCTTCTTAATTGCGCTGTTTACCGGCTTAGTTGAACCCATCGGCGGCGTGATTGGGGCGGGAGTGGTTTCTCTCGCCCAATTTTTTATGCCTTGGGCGATGGCGTTTGCTGCCGGCGCGATGCTATTTGTGATTAGCGATGAAATTATCCCCGAATCTCACCAGTTAGGCTTTGAAAAAGAAGCAACCTTTGGGGTGATGATCGGGTTTGTGGTGATGATGTTTTTAGATGTCACCTTGGGGAGTAGCTAA